A region from the Halobellus litoreus genome encodes:
- a CDS encoding glutamate--tRNA ligase produces MDDDLRERVEREAEKHALLNAVKYESDADVGAVMGPLMGENPDFRPHGDEIPGVVGGVVARVNDLSTEEKRDRLADLAPAELAEIEAEDEEDEHDLPDLPHVDDYDEVRMRAAPNPNGPWHIGHARMPAVIGTYKERYDGSFVVRFDDTDPETKRPDLAAYDAILADIDYLGFEPDEVIVASDRLETYYEHARELIDAGGAYTCSCSGETFSDLKNSGEACPHREKDAETVREEFEAMVDGAYDSGEMVLRVRTDIEHKNPALRDWVAFRMIDTPHPREEASEYRCWPMLDFQSGVDDHLTGVTHIIRGIDLQDSAKRQRFVYDYFDWEYPEVIHWGHVQVDAYDVKLSTSTLKEKIDAGELDGWDDPRAPTLKSLRRRGIRGEAVVDALIGLGTSTSNVDLSMSSIYAANRELVDDDAERYFLVRDGERFDVEGGPDAGHPPLHPDHEERGERTIPAADGVLLEPDDVPAPGERVWLKGYACVRREASGDAEAAGDGTGADGGSLVATDDGIEVVRDGDVDVVHWVPAADNVDVRMRTPDGDVGGVAEPDFGATSVDDVIQFERIGFARVDDHGAAESVTYWTHP; encoded by the coding sequence ATGGACGACGACTTACGTGAGCGCGTCGAGCGCGAGGCCGAGAAGCACGCGCTGCTCAACGCGGTCAAGTACGAGAGCGACGCCGACGTCGGGGCCGTGATGGGGCCGCTGATGGGCGAGAACCCGGACTTCCGGCCGCACGGAGACGAGATCCCGGGCGTCGTCGGCGGCGTGGTCGCCCGCGTCAACGACCTCTCGACCGAGGAGAAACGCGACCGACTGGCGGACCTCGCGCCGGCGGAGCTCGCCGAGATCGAGGCCGAGGACGAGGAAGACGAGCACGACCTCCCAGATCTCCCCCACGTGGACGACTACGACGAGGTTCGTATGCGCGCCGCGCCGAACCCGAACGGGCCGTGGCACATCGGTCACGCGCGGATGCCCGCGGTCATCGGCACGTACAAGGAGCGCTACGACGGGTCGTTCGTGGTCCGCTTCGACGACACCGACCCCGAGACGAAGCGGCCGGATCTGGCGGCCTACGACGCGATCTTAGCGGACATCGACTACCTCGGCTTCGAACCGGACGAGGTCATCGTCGCCTCGGACCGTCTGGAGACGTACTACGAGCACGCCCGCGAGCTGATCGACGCCGGCGGCGCGTACACCTGCTCGTGCTCGGGCGAGACGTTCTCGGATCTGAAGAACAGCGGCGAGGCGTGTCCGCACCGCGAGAAGGACGCCGAGACCGTCCGCGAGGAGTTCGAGGCGATGGTCGACGGCGCCTACGACTCCGGAGAGATGGTCCTCCGCGTTCGGACGGACATCGAGCACAAGAACCCCGCGCTCCGCGACTGGGTGGCGTTCCGGATGATCGACACGCCTCACCCGCGCGAGGAGGCTTCGGAGTATCGATGCTGGCCGATGCTCGACTTCCAGTCGGGCGTCGACGACCACCTCACGGGCGTTACGCACATCATCCGCGGGATCGACCTGCAGGACTCCGCGAAGCGCCAGCGGTTCGTCTACGACTACTTCGACTGGGAGTACCCCGAGGTGATCCACTGGGGGCACGTCCAGGTCGACGCCTACGACGTGAAGCTCTCGACGTCGACGCTGAAGGAGAAGATCGACGCGGGCGAACTCGACGGCTGGGACGACCCCCGCGCGCCCACTCTCAAGAGCCTCCGACGTCGCGGCATCCGCGGCGAGGCGGTCGTCGACGCGCTGATCGGCCTCGGCACGTCGACCTCGAACGTCGACCTCTCGATGAGTTCGATCTACGCGGCGAACCGCGAACTCGTCGACGACGACGCCGAGCGCTACTTCCTCGTCCGCGACGGCGAGCGCTTCGACGTCGAGGGCGGCCCGGACGCCGGCCATCCGCCGCTACATCCCGACCACGAGGAGCGCGGCGAGCGGACGATCCCCGCCGCCGACGGCGTGCTCCTCGAACCCGACGACGTCCCCGCACCGGGCGAGCGCGTCTGGCTGAAGGGGTACGCGTGCGTCCGGCGGGAGGCGAGCGGGGACGCGGAGGCGGCCGGCGACGGAACGGGTGCCGACGGAGGGTCCCTCGTCGCGACCGACGACGGCATCGAGGTCGTCCGCGACGGCGACGTCGACGTCGTTCACTGGGTGCCCGCCGCGGACAACGTCGACGTGCGGATGCGGACGCCCGACGGCGACGTGGGCGGCGTCGCCGAACCCGACTTCGGGGCGACGAGCGTCGACGACGTGATCCAGTTCGAGCGGATCGGCTTCGCGCGCGTCGACGACCACGGCGCGGCGGAGTCGGTGACCTACTGGACGCATCCCTGA